The following coding sequences are from one Anguilla rostrata isolate EN2019 chromosome 16, ASM1855537v3, whole genome shotgun sequence window:
- the LOC135241862 gene encoding fibrous sheath CABYR-binding protein-like, with amino-acid sequence MGGRLSRKKKGYEVGDTIVGQAEAAVAGTVEATTEAAQEVSAELVEGAAAASQEVSSTLEATAEAAAEVVKEAIAAAESVPAAVSEVPKAEEVADITQEVVSTVVSDVPSAEVTVPSEEITSTEPAPAETAPEPEQEATAAEEPVTAEEEPATTEPESAPEPNTETIQSESADLPAETIPGLQAEIEAAATGTVSDLISTSASGAEEAAGTKADDTGAPSEEATVENGDCEIADSSAGPPAPLELNSESQEQVLQPAVEQLAEECLNGIGLPAEPPKEQTDCELKKDWELPEAIGELGEAVSAPVNQVVDLV; translated from the coding sequence ATGGGAGGAAGGCTgagcaggaagaagaaggggTACGAGGTCGGTGACACCATAGTTGGCCAAGCAGAGGCTGCAGTTGCTGGAACAGTGGAGGCAACCACTGAAGCTGCCCAAGAGGTCTCTGCCGAACTAGTGGAGGGAGCTGCCGCAGCATCGCAGGAGGTTTCCTCAACACTGGAGGCCACAGCCGAGGCGGCTGCAGAGGTAGTAAAGGAAGCCATTGCAGCGGCAGAATCAGTGCCAGCGGCTGTCTCCGAGGTGCCAAAAGCAGAGGAGGTTGCCGACATCACCCAAGAGGTTGTGAGCACAGTGGTTTCAGATGTTCCTTCTGCTGAAGTTACGGTACCCTCGGAGGAGATTACAAGCACGGAACCAGCTCCAGCAGAAACGGCGCCTGAACCTGAGCAAGAAGCCACCGCAGCGGAGGAACCCGTCACAGCTGAAGAAGAACCTGCCACTACAGAACCAGAAAGTGCTCCAGAACCTAACACCGAAACAATCCAGTCTGAATCAGCTGATCTGCCCGCAGAAACCATTCCTGGATTACAGGCAGAAATCGAAGCTGCAGCAACAGGCACAGTATCAGACTTGATTTCCACTAGCGCCAGTGGGGCAGAGGAGGCTGCAGGAACCAAGGCGGATGACACAGGAGCTCCGAGTGAAGAGGCCACGGTGGAGAACGGAGACTGTGAAATCGCCGACTCCTCTGCTGGGCCTCCTGCGCCACTCGAGCTGAACAGTGAGTCTCAGGAACAAGTGCTGCAGCCAGCTGTGGAACAGCTCGCTGAAGAATGCCTCAACGGAATTGGCCTGCCTGCAGAGCCCCCCAAGGAGCAAACTGACTGTGAATTAAAGAAGGACTGGGAGCTCCCCGAAGCCATTGGTGAGCTGGGTGAAGCCGTAAGTGCTCCGGTGAATCAGGTTGTTGACCTAGTGTGA